The Gloeothece verrucosa PCC 7822 genome contains a region encoding:
- a CDS encoding ArdC family protein, translated as MVAAKTIDKNELITNKLITLIETGVKPWAKPWHTAQYQNFLTSHIYRGINPLLCQIDLILNNWEHPFFLSYQQAKAQGWFVKKGSKATWIRWGGVYAAEVEDPQTKETKKEYRNGCRWFSVFNIACLDDTKSDRKIAERLETFSPKKSEDFNAIPEVEAFINSLQLARHFGGPIACYIPSSDTIRMPKPSDFNSVEGFYSTYLHEIVHRTGHSSRCDRPLDNPKGSTGYAFEELIADLGSAFLCNHFGINYSLENHTSYLNSWLQVLSSDKTAFLKAAQKANEAFNYLIGETAVNESE; from the coding sequence ATGGTTGCTGCCAAAACTATTGATAAAAATGAGTTGATTACCAATAAATTGATTACTTTAATCGAGACAGGAGTTAAACCCTGGGCAAAGCCTTGGCATACAGCCCAGTATCAAAACTTTTTAACTTCGCATATCTATCGTGGCATTAATCCCTTGCTATGCCAGATCGATTTGATCCTCAATAATTGGGAACATCCCTTTTTTCTCAGCTATCAACAAGCAAAAGCACAAGGGTGGTTTGTCAAGAAAGGAAGTAAAGCAACCTGGATTCGATGGGGAGGGGTTTACGCGGCTGAAGTAGAAGATCCTCAAACCAAGGAAACCAAAAAAGAATACAGAAACGGTTGTCGCTGGTTTTCAGTTTTTAATATTGCTTGCTTGGATGATACAAAGAGCGATCGCAAGATAGCGGAACGCCTTGAAACTTTTAGCCCGAAAAAATCAGAAGATTTTAACGCCATCCCCGAAGTTGAAGCCTTTATTAACTCGCTTCAACTGGCTAGGCACTTTGGCGGACCGATCGCTTGTTATATCCCCTCATCAGATACTATCAGAATGCCAAAACCTTCCGACTTTAATTCAGTTGAAGGCTTCTATTCAACTTATCTTCACGAAATTGTTCATCGGACAGGACATTCAAGTCGTTGCGATCGCCCGTTAGATAATCCTAAAGGTTCAACAGGTTATGCTTTTGAAGAATTAATCGCCGATCTAGGTTCTGCTTTTCTTTGCAATCATTTTGGAATTAACTATAGCTTAGAAAATCATACTTCTTACTTAAATTCCTGGTTACAAGTATTATCCTCAGATAAAACCGCATTTTTAAAAGCCGCGCAGAAGGCTAATGAAGCTTTTAATTATTTAATAGGAGAAACGGCAGTAAATGAGTCAGAATAA
- a CDS encoding siphovirus Gp157 family protein, translating into MPTETLAELDQELELLLEHLNSDDPESRAIAEEIFNKDFLPRLENKIDNYVKAIKAQEAIANYRQSEAERLNKLAQSSKNTVTWLKSKLQAFMENRVAELGDKGKKLEGKLSRISLCINGGKVPVWVNPELSEQDFPEEYLEYMPTLNKAALVDAAIEAGEIRDQTGRLVAKVMPRGQHLRIS; encoded by the coding sequence ATGCCGACAGAAACTTTAGCAGAACTTGATCAAGAATTAGAACTGCTCTTAGAACATCTGAATTCAGATGATCCAGAATCTAGAGCGATCGCCGAAGAGATCTTCAACAAAGATTTTCTGCCACGCTTAGAGAACAAAATAGATAACTATGTAAAAGCGATTAAAGCTCAGGAAGCCATAGCTAATTATCGACAATCAGAAGCCGAGCGGCTAAATAAACTAGCTCAATCCTCTAAAAACACTGTAACTTGGCTCAAATCCAAATTACAGGCGTTTATGGAGAACCGTGTAGCCGAACTGGGGGATAAAGGGAAAAAGTTAGAAGGAAAATTATCCCGCATTTCCCTGTGCATCAACGGCGGGAAAGTACCTGTGTGGGTAAACCCTGAACTGAGTGAACAAGACTTCCCCGAAGAATATTTAGAGTATATGCCAACTCTCAATAAAGCTGCATTGGTTGATGCGGCGATCGAGGCCGGAGAGATACGCGATCAAACTGGGAGACTGGTGGCTAAGGTGATGCCACGAGGACAACATCTCAGAATTTCTTAA
- the iscB gene encoding RNA-guided endonuclease IscB produces the protein MSNFVFVLDAKKNPLSPCHPSVARKLLKQGKAAVLRRYPFTIILKKECQKPTETIKLKLDPGSKTTGIALVQQDKLIWGAELIHRGQQIKDNLLTRRQIRRSRRNRKTRYRQARFLNRTRLKGWLPPSLRHRVETTMTWVKRICKFVHVTNISVELVKFDTQALDNPEISGKEYQQGELFGYEIREYLLEKWGRRCVYCGIKDVPLEVEHILAKSKGGSDRCSNLTISCRICNQLKGNQDIKDFLSNQPSLLEKILKQSKQSLKNVAAVNTTRWALFNKLKETGLSIETGTGGRTKYNRCRLNLEKRHFIDAGCVGNLESLKLLTRQPLLIKATGHGNRQMCGINKYGFPIRHRSRNKFYKGFQTGAQVKAVVTKGKKVGVYLGRVLCRASGRFDIASHQGRTTGITYKFCTAIQKKDGYNYEF, from the coding sequence ATGTCAAATTTTGTATTTGTTCTAGATGCGAAGAAAAACCCTCTTAGTCCCTGTCATCCATCAGTAGCTAGAAAACTTCTCAAGCAGGGCAAAGCTGCGGTTTTAAGGCGTTATCCTTTTACTATAATTTTGAAAAAAGAATGCCAAAAACCCACAGAAACTATCAAACTAAAGCTAGACCCTGGAAGCAAGACGACTGGGATTGCATTAGTTCAACAAGACAAGCTTATTTGGGGAGCAGAATTAATTCACAGAGGACAACAGATTAAAGATAATTTGTTAACTCGAAGACAAATTCGTCGTAGCCGTAGAAACCGAAAAACCCGATATCGGCAAGCGCGATTTCTAAATCGTACTCGACTTAAAGGTTGGCTTCCTCCCAGTCTCCGACATCGTGTAGAAACGACCATGACCTGGGTAAAACGTATTTGCAAATTTGTTCATGTTACTAATATTTCGGTAGAACTTGTTAAATTTGATACTCAAGCTTTAGATAACCCCGAAATATCAGGTAAAGAATACCAACAAGGAGAACTTTTTGGATATGAGATTCGAGAATATTTACTTGAAAAATGGGGGAGACGATGCGTTTACTGTGGTATTAAAGATGTACCGTTAGAAGTTGAACATATTCTAGCAAAATCAAAAGGAGGATCAGACAGATGTTCAAATTTAACTATTTCTTGTAGAATTTGTAATCAATTGAAAGGGAATCAAGATATTAAAGATTTCTTATCTAACCAACCTAGTTTACTAGAAAAGATTCTAAAACAATCTAAGCAATCCCTTAAGAATGTCGCTGCTGTTAACACAACTCGTTGGGCATTATTTAACAAGCTGAAAGAAACAGGATTATCAATTGAAACAGGAACAGGAGGTAGAACTAAATATAACAGATGTAGATTAAATCTAGAAAAAAGACATTTTATAGATGCGGGATGTGTCGGAAATCTTGAAAGCTTAAAACTATTAACAAGGCAACCATTGTTAATTAAAGCGACAGGACACGGAAATAGACAGATGTGCGGAATCAATAAATACGGTTTTCCTATTCGACATCGGTCTAGAAACAAATTTTACAAAGGATTTCAAACTGGAGCTCAAGTAAAAGCAGTAGTTACAAAAGGAAAAAAAGTTGGTGTTTATTTAGGTCGAGTTTTATGTCGAGCTTCGGGCCGCTTCGACATAGCATCCCATCAAGGCAGAACAACAGGAATTACCTATAAATTTTGCACAGCTATTCAAAAAAAAGATGGATATAACTATGAGTTTTAA
- a CDS encoding RNA-guided endonuclease InsQ/TnpB family protein, translated as MLDLIVVNSITTKIKGLKLLLGYVYKLRPNLEQSAKIDSWLDKLRATYNWSLADRINTYQQRFIQGEYCDLRTRSVACPLTCCVLNNSATGEPWRKNGEKRTAKEIQITALPQLKKARPWYREIDSTVLQQNLERLNKAYENFFAGRGFPKFKNRSNFKSFTYATGVQLKGNKIYLPKLGWMRYYNSRPIPDGFKVKSVTVRKKADGYYVSIRIENSSIPSFPILPIDEVKTVIGVDAGVTKLLHCSDKSVIENPRFGTNPKTKRQLKIRQRRLSRCKKGSKNSKKKATQLAKLHHKIKQKREAYAWKVAHKIVKKADCIVVEDLNIQGLLKRCKPIKCEQTGRFLPNDQSAKKALHRSIIDASWHSLFQKSEYLAAKLGKVFLKVDPKKTSQTCPKCGYADKENRNKEKFVCLDCGHFSDSDWNASINLKNRAISQFNLKIKQPRKVRQDLSEPKQLSLFETPSPELTEVQRRQHSARNSKRDVPGNPPTQLSLWDIQDLA; from the coding sequence ATGCTAGACTTAATTGTAGTTAATAGTATAACAACTAAAATAAAGGGGTTAAAATTGCTGCTAGGCTACGTCTATAAGTTACGTCCCAATCTAGAACAATCAGCCAAAATAGATAGCTGGTTAGATAAGCTTCGCGCAACTTATAACTGGAGTCTAGCTGACAGAATCAATACTTACCAACAAAGGTTTATACAGGGGGAATATTGCGATTTACGAACTCGCTCTGTAGCTTGTCCTTTAACCTGTTGTGTACTTAACAACAGCGCAACCGGAGAACCCTGGAGGAAAAACGGTGAGAAGAGAACGGCCAAAGAAATCCAAATCACTGCCTTGCCTCAACTGAAAAAAGCTAGACCCTGGTACAGGGAAATTGATTCAACAGTTTTACAACAAAACTTAGAACGTTTAAATAAAGCTTATGAGAACTTCTTTGCTGGCCGAGGCTTTCCTAAGTTTAAAAACCGTAGTAATTTTAAATCCTTCACTTATGCTACTGGAGTCCAACTCAAAGGTAATAAAATCTATCTTCCCAAATTAGGATGGATGCGATATTACAATTCTCGTCCAATCCCTGACGGATTTAAAGTTAAATCGGTAACTGTTAGAAAAAAAGCCGATGGGTATTATGTGAGTATTAGGATTGAAAATAGTTCTATACCGTCTTTTCCTATCTTACCAATAGATGAGGTTAAAACTGTAATAGGAGTTGATGCCGGAGTGACCAAGCTACTGCATTGTTCCGATAAATCAGTGATAGAAAATCCTCGATTTGGTACTAACCCAAAAACTAAAAGGCAATTAAAAATCCGCCAAAGAAGATTAAGTCGTTGTAAGAAAGGCTCTAAAAATAGTAAAAAAAAGGCCACTCAACTAGCTAAATTACATCATAAAATTAAACAGAAAAGAGAGGCATACGCATGGAAAGTAGCTCATAAGATAGTTAAAAAAGCCGACTGTATTGTAGTAGAAGACCTGAACATACAGGGTTTATTAAAAAGATGCAAACCAATTAAATGTGAACAAACCGGACGATTTCTGCCCAATGATCAAAGTGCTAAAAAAGCACTCCATCGTTCTATCATAGATGCGTCCTGGCATTCTTTGTTTCAAAAGAGTGAGTATCTAGCTGCGAAGTTAGGAAAAGTTTTCTTAAAAGTTGACCCTAAAAAGACAAGTCAAACTTGTCCAAAATGCGGTTATGCTGACAAAGAAAATCGAAATAAAGAAAAATTTGTTTGCCTTGACTGCGGTCATTTTAGTGACTCAGATTGGAACGCATCTATTAATCTAAAAAACCGAGCTATATCTCAGTTTAATCTAAAAATAAAACAGCCCAGAAAGGTACGACAGGACTTGTCGGAACCCAAGCAACTTAGTTTGTTTGAAACGCCCTCCCCTGAATTAACAGAGGTTCAAAGGAGACAACATTCTGCTAGAAATAGCAAACGGGATGTGCCGGGGAACCCGCCTACTCAATTGAGTTTATGGGATATTCAGGACTTGGCTTAG
- a CDS encoding ISL3 family transposase encodes MPSPAQLKLIQNFLNLPNIKVIDYTRQENVGMIIQVLANHKAAICPRCKTKSEKLHQNHSFLVRDLPFSNQEVYLKVTRRQFKCQKCQKPFSEEIDFIKTRRSYTKRLAAQIVEQVLNSNIKTVAEQNNLSQDIVERMLKDIASEKLKEKPKNLKKLGIDEIALVKGHGNYCAVLIDLEQGKLIGMLPSRKQEDLKQYLKKWGKEILEEIEAVSIDLWKSYKTLIQELMPQAEIIADRFHVMKAINTELDMKRKTIKKKAYTQKNKSEKILDALSKSKYALLKNEKDLTEIQKEKLKKVKQEIPILGKMHEIKEEFREILDKNYDWLTGLDNLSEWLLAASTLFPNSSRTIIRWFSEIMGYFESRITQGVVEGINNKLKLIKRSGYGFKNFENFKLRCLLNWAITC; translated from the coding sequence ATGCCCTCTCCAGCACAACTAAAATTGATTCAAAATTTTCTCAACCTCCCCAATATTAAAGTTATAGATTATACAAGACAAGAAAATGTAGGAATGATTATTCAAGTTTTAGCTAATCATAAAGCTGCTATTTGCCCGCGATGTAAGACAAAAAGTGAAAAATTACATCAAAATCATTCATTTTTAGTCAGAGATTTACCTTTTAGTAATCAGGAAGTTTATTTAAAAGTTACTCGAAGACAATTTAAATGCCAAAAATGCCAAAAACCTTTTAGTGAAGAGATTGATTTTATTAAAACAAGAAGAAGTTATACTAAACGTTTAGCCGCTCAAATTGTTGAGCAAGTATTAAATAGTAATATAAAAACGGTGGCAGAGCAAAATAATTTGAGTCAAGATATTGTAGAAAGAATGCTAAAAGATATAGCCAGCGAAAAGCTTAAAGAAAAACCGAAAAATCTCAAAAAACTAGGAATAGATGAAATAGCTCTAGTAAAAGGGCATGGCAATTACTGTGCTGTTTTAATAGATTTGGAACAAGGTAAATTAATAGGGATGCTGCCTTCAAGAAAACAAGAAGATTTAAAACAATATTTAAAAAAATGGGGAAAAGAAATTCTTGAAGAGATAGAAGCAGTCAGTATAGATTTATGGAAATCTTATAAAACTTTAATTCAAGAATTGATGCCACAAGCTGAAATTATTGCTGACCGTTTTCATGTTATGAAAGCTATTAATACAGAATTAGATATGAAAAGAAAAACAATAAAGAAAAAAGCTTATACTCAAAAAAACAAATCTGAAAAAATTTTAGATGCCTTAAGTAAAAGTAAATATGCTTTGTTGAAAAATGAAAAAGACTTAACAGAAATTCAAAAAGAAAAACTTAAAAAAGTAAAGCAAGAAATTCCTATTTTAGGAAAAATGCACGAAATCAAAGAAGAATTTCGAGAAATTTTGGACAAGAATTATGATTGGTTAACAGGATTAGATAACTTAAGCGAGTGGCTATTAGCGGCTTCAACTTTATTTCCTAATAGTTCTAGGACAATTATTAGATGGTTTTCCGAAATCATGGGGTATTTTGAAAGTCGTATTACACAAGGTGTTGTAGAGGGAATTAATAATAAGCTTAAGTTGATTAAGCGGTCTGGCTATGGGTTCAAAAATTTTGAAAATTTTAAATTAAGATGTTTATTAAATTGGGCTATTACTTGTTAA
- the ltrA gene encoding group II intron reverse transcriptase/maturase has translation MDSANKLKYEWETIPWRKLEVQVFKLQKRIYRAGQSGNVVLVRKLQRLLMKSLAAKLLAVRRVTQDNRGKRTAGIDGVKSLTPKQRLVLAENLNLSDKSTPIRRVYIPKPNKKELRPLGIPTMTERAKQALVKLALEPEWEARFEPHSYGFRPSRSAHDAIAYIKIDIQRLDKYVLDADISKCFDKINHSALLTKLNTFPKMRRQIKAWLKAGIMDGNKLFPSEEGTPQGGVISPLLANIALHGLEEYLTSHVPKTAYINKKVTNWKLTVVRYADDFLILHRDLNELLRIKALAEKWLSNMGLELNPNKTQIVHTFNSHEGKQAGFNFLGFHIRHYPAGIRDRRYKSGGCNQGGHRWTQIVPYVVLIKPSAEAIKQHKRKLSQVIDGLKTAPQSRLIRELNPIIRGWANYYSSVNSKETFSDIDHWLWIKLRRWCLRRHPMKPDKWVYNKYWHVDERHKGKKWDFNDGELSLTEHRQTPINRHINVKGDRSPYDGDWIYWSTRLGKYPNIRSPITKLLKTQKGKCSKCQLYFSLEDILEIHHIDENRNNNRLTNLTVLHGHCHDNIHR, from the coding sequence ATGGACTCAGCTAACAAACTGAAGTATGAATGGGAAACGATCCCTTGGCGCAAGCTAGAGGTACAAGTTTTCAAACTCCAAAAACGTATCTATCGAGCCGGTCAAAGTGGAAATGTCGTACTTGTCCGCAAGTTACAAAGGCTTCTGATGAAATCACTAGCAGCCAAACTCTTAGCAGTTCGTCGGGTAACACAAGATAACAGAGGAAAACGTACTGCGGGGATAGACGGAGTTAAATCCCTCACCCCGAAACAACGGCTAGTTCTAGCCGAAAACCTCAACCTTTCCGACAAATCGACTCCAATCAGAAGGGTTTATATTCCTAAACCCAACAAAAAGGAGTTACGCCCACTCGGAATCCCGACTATGACAGAAAGAGCCAAACAAGCCCTAGTAAAACTAGCTCTAGAACCAGAATGGGAGGCTCGATTCGAGCCACACTCATATGGTTTTAGACCCAGTAGGTCAGCCCATGACGCTATTGCTTACATAAAAATTGACATCCAAAGACTAGACAAATACGTTCTAGACGCGGATATCAGCAAATGCTTCGATAAAATCAACCACTCGGCACTTTTAACCAAGCTCAACACTTTCCCTAAAATGAGAAGACAAATAAAAGCTTGGCTAAAAGCAGGAATTATGGATGGGAATAAACTCTTCCCAAGCGAAGAGGGTACACCACAAGGAGGGGTGATCTCACCGCTACTAGCTAACATAGCTTTACACGGATTAGAAGAATACCTCACCAGTCACGTACCAAAAACCGCGTATATCAACAAAAAAGTAACCAATTGGAAACTAACGGTTGTTAGATATGCAGACGACTTCCTCATCCTCCATAGAGACCTAAATGAATTACTAAGAATCAAGGCTCTAGCCGAAAAATGGCTTTCAAATATGGGATTGGAACTCAACCCCAACAAAACCCAAATTGTACACACCTTTAACTCACATGAAGGAAAACAAGCGGGGTTTAACTTCCTCGGCTTCCACATTAGACACTACCCTGCGGGGATAAGAGACCGCAGATATAAATCTGGTGGATGTAACCAAGGAGGACACCGTTGGACACAAATAGTTCCCTATGTAGTCCTAATAAAGCCAAGTGCCGAAGCAATCAAGCAACATAAGCGAAAACTAAGTCAAGTCATAGATGGATTGAAGACAGCCCCACAATCTCGACTAATCAGGGAACTAAACCCAATTATTAGAGGATGGGCAAATTACTACAGTTCAGTCAACTCAAAAGAAACTTTCTCCGATATTGACCACTGGCTATGGATAAAACTTAGAAGATGGTGTTTACGAAGACACCCCATGAAACCTGACAAATGGGTCTACAACAAATACTGGCACGTTGATGAACGACATAAAGGTAAGAAATGGGACTTTAACGATGGGGAACTATCCCTAACAGAACATCGCCAAACTCCCATTAACAGACACATCAACGTGAAAGGAGACAGAAGCCCCTATGACGGAGATTGGATATATTGGAGTACCCGACTAGGGAAATACCCCAATATAAGAAGCCCAATAACAAAACTACTGAAGACCCAAAAAGGGAAATGTAGTAAATGCCAACTGTACTTCAGTCTCGAAGATATCCTAGAAATTCATCATATAGATGAGAACAGGAATAACAACAGACTAACCAATCTCACCGTTTTACATGGACACTGCCACGATAATATACACCGATGA